The proteins below come from a single Eubacterium limosum genomic window:
- a CDS encoding ABC transporter substrate-binding protein gives MSKFKKLVLTVAILAMTATGLSGCGGSGGASGSSEQLNIGVTSFADTLEPTEQYFSWVVMRYGVGETLVKFNDEMGAEPWLAESWELGSDNLTWTFKIRDGVKFSNGTALTADLVKASLERTFEMSKRASSDFFQYDAMTAEGSNLIIKTKSPTPGLPGCLADPLFLIVDTTVDTSTFATDGPICTGPYAVKSFDKEKCVVVKNENYWDGEVPYNEVNIQVIDDANTRAMALQSGEVDMAVNISSSDLALFEGSESFDINSIASLRTVLSFMNQRGPLADVKVRQAVIRALDRQTYADNLLHGTFEAGKAPIPPSLDYGFDTLKDENAYNLESAKQLLAEAGYADTNGDGIVEKDGQNLTLQYVIYDSRAELPILATATQANLKEIGIDVKVETYEYTTLLDMQENGEYDLLIWNVITANTGDPENYLKEYWKTHTDENKNANTAGYSNPEVDAVLDQLSTEFDTAKRRELVIRAQQLIMNDAASVFYAYPETNIISSKKITGVEMLPADYYWLTKEIKPAQ, from the coding sequence ATGAGTAAGTTTAAAAAATTAGTATTGACAGTGGCGATTCTGGCCATGACGGCCACGGGTTTATCCGGCTGCGGCGGCAGCGGGGGCGCTTCGGGGTCTTCGGAGCAGCTGAATATTGGAGTGACGAGCTTTGCGGATACGCTTGAGCCCACGGAGCAGTATTTCAGCTGGGTGGTCATGCGCTACGGCGTTGGCGAAACCTTGGTTAAATTCAACGATGAGATGGGCGCAGAGCCCTGGCTGGCGGAGAGCTGGGAGCTGGGCAGCGACAACCTGACCTGGACCTTCAAAATCCGTGACGGCGTCAAATTTTCAAACGGCACAGCCCTGACCGCTGACCTGGTCAAGGCGTCGCTGGAGAGAACCTTTGAGATGAGCAAGCGCGCCAGCTCGGACTTTTTCCAGTATGACGCCATGACCGCGGAGGGCTCAAACCTCATAATCAAGACCAAGAGCCCCACGCCGGGGCTGCCGGGCTGCCTGGCCGACCCGCTGTTTTTGATCGTGGACACCACCGTAGACACCAGCACCTTTGCCACCGACGGGCCAATCTGTACCGGGCCTTACGCGGTTAAGTCCTTTGACAAGGAAAAATGCGTGGTGGTAAAAAATGAAAATTACTGGGACGGCGAGGTGCCTTACAATGAAGTGAATATCCAGGTTATCGACGACGCCAACACCCGCGCCATGGCGCTGCAGTCTGGTGAGGTGGATATGGCAGTCAATATCAGCAGCAGTGACTTAGCTTTGTTTGAGGGCAGCGAGTCCTTTGACATCAACAGCATTGCGTCGCTGCGGACAGTGCTTTCCTTTATGAACCAGCGCGGGCCGCTGGCAGACGTGAAGGTGCGCCAGGCGGTCATCCGTGCGCTGGACCGCCAGACCTATGCGGATAACCTGCTCCACGGCACCTTTGAGGCCGGGAAGGCCCCGATCCCGCCGTCTCTGGATTACGGCTTTGACACCCTGAAGGACGAGAACGCCTACAATCTGGAAAGCGCTAAACAGCTGCTGGCTGAGGCAGGCTACGCGGACACCAACGGCGACGGCATTGTGGAAAAGGACGGCCAGAACCTGACCCTCCAGTATGTCATTTACGACAGCCGCGCCGAGCTGCCCATTCTGGCTACTGCCACCCAGGCGAACCTGAAGGAGATCGGCATTGACGTGAAGGTTGAAACCTATGAGTATACCACCCTGCTGGACATGCAGGAAAACGGCGAGTACGACCTGCTGATCTGGAATGTCATCACAGCCAACACCGGCGACCCGGAAAACTACCTGAAGGAATACTGGAAAACCCATACCGATGAAAACAAAAACGCCAACACAGCCGGCTACAGCAACCCTGAGGTCGACGCGGTCTTAGACCAGCTGTCCACTGAGTTTGACACCGCCAAACGGCGTGAGCTGGTCATCCGTGCCCAGCAGCTTATCATGAACGACGCGGCCAGCGTCTTCTACGCTTATCCGGAAACCAACATTATTTCCAGCAAGAAGATTACCGGCGTCGAGATGCTGCCAGCCGATTATTACTGGCTGACCAAGGAAATCAAGCCGGCGCAGTAG
- a CDS encoding ABC transporter ATP-binding protein, with the protein MLKIRDMSVQYGEKPPAVAHFDLHMKKHEIISVVGESGSGKTTVIRSILGLLPGNGRVTGGEILFDEEPLLQKTPEDWRDLRGSRIAMIFQDSGSTLNPIRKIGRQFVNYIQTHKAVTRDSARDRAVEMLTRMRLPDAGNIMDSYPFQLSGGMRQRVGIAMAMAFEPDLLLADEPTSALDVTTQAQIVRQMMALRQNFGTGIMIVTHNLGVAAYMADRIIVMRAGEIVESGTREEVILHPRQEYTKELVAAVPELGGARFV; encoded by the coding sequence ATGCTGAAAATCCGGGATATGAGCGTACAGTACGGTGAAAAACCGCCGGCGGTGGCGCACTTTGACCTGCACATGAAAAAGCATGAGATCATCAGTGTTGTGGGGGAGAGCGGCAGCGGAAAAACCACGGTAATCCGCTCCATTCTCGGCCTGCTGCCGGGAAATGGGCGGGTCACCGGCGGCGAGATTCTTTTTGATGAGGAGCCCCTGCTCCAGAAAACGCCGGAGGACTGGCGGGACCTGCGGGGCAGCCGCATCGCCATGATTTTTCAGGACAGCGGAAGCACGCTCAACCCCATTCGCAAAATCGGCCGGCAATTTGTGAACTATATCCAGACCCACAAGGCTGTGACAAGGGACAGCGCCCGGGACCGCGCCGTGGAGATGCTGACACGCATGCGCCTGCCCGACGCGGGAAACATCATGGACAGCTACCCCTTTCAGCTGAGCGGCGGCATGCGGCAGCGGGTGGGCATTGCCATGGCCATGGCTTTTGAGCCCGATCTGCTGCTGGCCGATGAGCCCACCAGCGCTCTTGATGTGACCACCCAGGCCCAGATTGTGCGCCAGATGATGGCCCTCCGCCAGAACTTTGGCACAGGGATCATGATCGTCACACATAACCTGGGCGTGGCCGCGTATATGGCAGACCGGATCATTGTCATGCGGGCCGGCGAGATTGTGGAGAGCGGCACCCGGGAAGAGGTGATCCTTCATCCCAGACAGGAATACACAAAAGAACTGGTGGCAGCAGTGCCCGAGCTTGGAGGTGCGCGCTTTGTCTGA